From a single Piliocolobus tephrosceles isolate RC106 chromosome 21, ASM277652v3, whole genome shotgun sequence genomic region:
- the LOC111528910 gene encoding acyl carrier protein, mitochondrial-like: MVSRVLSAYVRCLPVAFALPRVRMQTVARPLSTGLCSAGTQTRLGPLQPALKLVQVPGRVTQLCRQYSNMPPLTLEGIRDRVLYVLKLYDKIDPEKLSVDSHFMKDLGLDSLDQVEIIMAMEDEFGFEIPDTDAEKLMCPQEIVDYIADKKDVYE, encoded by the coding sequence ATGGTGTCTCGTGTCCTTTCAGCCTATGTCCGCTGCCTGCCCGTGGCCTTTGCGCTGCCCCGGGTCCGGATGCAGACCGTGGCCCGGCCTCTTAGCACCGGTCTGTGCTCCGCGGGGACCCAGACAAGGCTCGGGCCTTTGCAGCCAGCCTTAAAGCTCGTGCAGGTTCCTGGTAGAGTTACACAGTTGTGCCGCCAGTATAGCAACATGCCCCCTTTGACATTAGAGGGCATCCGGGACCGTGTTCTTTATGTATTGAAACTCTATGACAAGATTGACCCAGAGAAGCTTTCAGTAGATTCTCATTTTATGAAAGACCTGGGCTTAGATAGTTTGGACCAAGTGGAGATTATCATGGCCATGGAAGACGAATTTGGGTTTGAAATTCCTGATACAGATGCTGAAAAGTTAATGTGTCCACAAGAAATTGTAGATTACATTGCAGATAAGAAAGATGTATATGAATAA